The proteins below come from a single Caulobacter flavus genomic window:
- a CDS encoding TonB-dependent receptor, producing the protein MSSSSLYGSRGRSLRAGCSLVVLMSAALAAGAASAQTTPPPAGETTENAVEEVIVTGFRESLKSALNVKRQSSGVVDAIKAEDIADFPDANLAESIQRVPGVSITRVAGEGRTITVRGLPPNFTRVRISGMEAQATSGATTSDRGANLGRGFDFNTFASELFSGIAVRKTAQAEVIEGSLGATVDLDIAQPLDQKGRTLVLGGSLGYNDLSEKSDKKFSAVVGDRWDTAWGEFGAQASLAWSKRKFLEDQWGSGGWNPATVDGGFCTPVGRPVPNPAFNAANGTDAANCATGVPRPAANDTLFDLGNRSTVFFPRLPRYGRFHHDQERTGATLALQWKPSDRTSIGFNALYSNYDVVREENWLEGFSFARAISQNGKPQTAIRELILREAGTSHTAGVNFGQKVYDVDYARFDGVDVRSDTQHDEFQNVFQQYTLNGKHELTDNITISGLLGYSKSDYDQPITTTIMFQRPNTSMTIDFRDDRDQPKITHGFDVADASQYSFAAPNAEVRLSQIFTTNIYKTAEFNLAWRADEDLTIKVGAHHHEFSFDTSARQRSNNFLVPILTTAQLQAVTKVVDGFGGNGIKSGVFPSSWATIDYDKFVSSQNLYSDSGMYALIPNYGGIRRVEEKVTSAYLQADLRTEIGGLPVRGDVGFRIAQTDLASRGYQIGATPQQVTAENSYHDVLPSLNFAVDLRDDLVVRFSAAKVVSRPDLGFLTPGGSLNLTGTPSIASGNPELDPIRATTVDLGAEWYFAPGSVLGVGVFYKDIATYVQNQSQQMTFRETGLPLSLIGTSGVDPDNTPITVTRPVNTPGGPLKGFEINYQQTFTFLPGFLRHTGALVNYTYVDSQIDYFLAAGGVTTNDLVGLSKNAYNATLYYEDAKFSARVSASYRDKSIVALPANNPLQDVEGYDANLTFDMAASYQINDRLKLSLEGLNIFDRFNRQYIDSDRDSTFVYTHTGRQFNLGLQYRF; encoded by the coding sequence GAGCGCTCTGAACGTCAAGCGCCAGTCCTCGGGCGTCGTCGACGCCATCAAGGCCGAGGACATCGCCGACTTCCCCGACGCCAACCTCGCCGAGTCGATCCAGCGGGTGCCGGGCGTGTCGATCACCCGCGTGGCCGGCGAGGGCCGCACCATCACCGTGCGCGGCCTGCCGCCGAACTTCACCCGCGTGCGCATCAGCGGCATGGAGGCCCAGGCCACCAGCGGCGCCACCACCAGCGACCGCGGCGCGAACCTGGGCCGCGGCTTCGACTTCAACACCTTCGCCTCGGAGCTGTTCAGCGGCATCGCCGTGCGCAAGACCGCCCAGGCCGAGGTGATCGAAGGATCGCTGGGCGCCACTGTCGACCTGGATATCGCCCAGCCCCTCGACCAGAAGGGCCGCACCCTCGTGCTGGGGGGATCGCTGGGCTACAACGACCTTTCGGAGAAGTCCGACAAGAAGTTCTCGGCCGTGGTCGGCGACCGCTGGGACACCGCCTGGGGCGAGTTCGGGGCTCAGGCCTCGCTGGCCTGGAGCAAGCGCAAGTTCCTCGAGGACCAGTGGGGGTCGGGCGGCTGGAATCCGGCCACGGTCGACGGCGGCTTCTGTACGCCCGTGGGGCGCCCTGTGCCGAACCCCGCCTTCAACGCCGCCAACGGCACCGATGCGGCCAACTGCGCCACCGGCGTGCCGCGCCCGGCCGCCAACGACACGCTGTTCGACCTGGGCAACCGCTCGACGGTGTTCTTCCCGCGCCTGCCGCGCTACGGCCGCTTCCATCACGATCAGGAGCGCACCGGCGCCACCCTGGCCCTGCAGTGGAAGCCCAGCGACCGCACCTCGATCGGCTTTAACGCGCTCTATTCGAACTATGACGTGGTGCGCGAGGAGAACTGGCTGGAGGGCTTCTCGTTCGCCCGCGCCATCAGCCAGAACGGCAAACCCCAGACGGCCATCCGCGAGCTGATCCTGCGCGAGGCCGGCACCAGCCACACCGCTGGCGTCAACTTCGGCCAGAAGGTCTACGACGTCGACTACGCCCGCTTCGACGGCGTGGACGTGCGCTCCGACACCCAGCACGACGAGTTCCAGAACGTCTTCCAGCAATACACGCTGAACGGAAAGCACGAGCTGACCGACAACATCACGATCTCGGGCCTGCTGGGCTATTCGAAGTCGGATTACGACCAGCCGATCACCACGACGATCATGTTCCAGCGTCCCAACACGAGCATGACGATCGACTTCCGCGACGATCGCGATCAGCCGAAGATCACCCATGGCTTCGACGTCGCCGACGCCAGCCAGTACAGCTTCGCCGCGCCGAACGCCGAAGTGCGCCTGTCGCAGATCTTCACCACCAACATCTACAAGACCGCCGAGTTCAACCTCGCCTGGCGGGCGGACGAGGACCTGACGATCAAGGTCGGCGCCCACCACCACGAGTTCTCGTTCGACACCTCGGCCCGCCAGCGGTCCAACAACTTCCTGGTTCCCATCCTGACCACGGCGCAGCTGCAGGCGGTGACCAAGGTCGTCGATGGCTTCGGCGGCAACGGCATCAAGAGCGGCGTCTTCCCGTCGAGCTGGGCGACGATCGACTACGACAAGTTCGTCTCCAGCCAGAACCTCTACAGCGACAGCGGCATGTACGCCCTGATCCCCAACTACGGCGGCATCCGCCGGGTGGAGGAGAAGGTCACCTCGGCCTATCTGCAGGCCGACCTGCGCACCGAGATCGGCGGTCTGCCCGTGCGCGGCGACGTCGGTTTCCGCATCGCCCAGACCGACCTGGCGTCGCGCGGCTACCAGATCGGCGCCACGCCCCAGCAGGTGACCGCCGAGAACAGCTATCACGACGTTCTGCCGTCGCTGAACTTCGCCGTCGACCTGCGCGACGACCTGGTGGTGCGCTTCTCGGCGGCCAAGGTGGTCTCGCGTCCCGACCTGGGCTTCCTGACCCCCGGCGGCAGCCTGAACCTGACCGGCACGCCGTCGATCGCCTCGGGCAATCCCGAGCTCGACCCGATCCGCGCCACGACGGTGGACCTGGGCGCCGAATGGTACTTCGCGCCGGGCTCGGTGCTGGGCGTGGGCGTGTTCTACAAGGACATCGCCACCTACGTGCAGAACCAGTCCCAGCAGATGACCTTCCGCGAGACCGGCCTGCCGCTGTCGCTGATCGGGACCTCGGGCGTGGATCCCGACAACACCCCGATCACGGTCACCCGCCCGGTCAATACGCCCGGCGGCCCGCTGAAGGGCTTCGAGATCAACTACCAGCAGACCTTCACCTTCCTGCCGGGCTTCCTGCGCCACACCGGCGCGCTGGTGAACTACACCTATGTCGACTCCCAGATCGACTACTTCCTGGCGGCCGGCGGGGTGACCACCAACGACCTCGTGGGCCTGTCCAAGAACGCCTACAACGCCACGCTCTACTACGAGGACGCCAAGTTCAGCGCCCGTGTCTCGGCCTCGTATCGCGACAAGTCGATCGTCGCCCTGCCGGCCAACAACCCGCTGCAGGACGTCGAGGGCTACGACGCCAACCTGACCTTCGACATGGCCGCCTCGTACCAGATCAACGACCGGCTGAAGCTGTCGCTGGAGGGTCTGAACATCTTCGACCGCTTCAACCGGCAGTACATCGACTCCGACCGCGACAGCACCTTCGTCTATACCCACACCGGCCGGCAGTTTAACCTCGGCCTGCAGTACCGGTTCTAG
- a CDS encoding glycoside hydrolase family 9 protein, translated as MSNARKGITRRQAAGCALGLLATARAGAVTAAPALSAPPPQLNQVGYRPGSPKRFVLAVAPGETARAFTVETLLGKPVFTGELGETVHDLTVTAGEHARTGDFSALTTPGRYRVKVGDRVSAPFGVAEGLYGPLVRDAARAFFLIRASVAIDDPVTGLGHAAGHRDEAALMVDGQARDLSGGWYNAGDYGKWTHMAAISVSQMMWLHELRPRQSKALELGMPALYPGLPDLLQQARWGLEWLLRMQNPDGSVLHKVDSGPNVYAWGQPPEGDPHPRVVQLGGSLDAGVFVGATMQAARVFDGLDHAFAVRCRAAAQRAWSWLEAHPKVMRDDVNYTDPDPRQEILWATCEMAAATGDAALGVRASAQLRATGVFPFFWPSPQVLGAMSLARGSGEPAARARATIVETAKAAALHVREDPYGFSVLPQAYSWGSVEVALNTAVICLFAAELGEASGRDTAQRLLDYVLGCNALGHSFVTGHGERATRRPYHWTCRVWGLVIPGWASGGPNGGAPGADPRLKALIDAGTPPAKCFVDACENDGSWASNEGQTSENAALLLAAGLLGW; from the coding sequence ATGTCGAACGCTCGCAAGGGGATCACCCGTCGCCAGGCCGCAGGCTGCGCCCTCGGCCTTCTGGCGACGGCCAGGGCGGGCGCGGTCACGGCCGCTCCGGCGCTCTCGGCGCCGCCCCCGCAACTGAACCAGGTCGGATACCGGCCAGGCTCGCCCAAGCGGTTCGTCCTGGCCGTCGCGCCCGGCGAGACCGCGCGGGCCTTCACGGTCGAGACCCTGCTGGGCAAGCCGGTGTTCACCGGCGAACTGGGCGAGACAGTCCACGACCTGACGGTCACCGCCGGCGAGCATGCCCGGACAGGCGACTTCTCGGCCCTGACCACGCCCGGCCGCTACCGCGTCAAGGTCGGCGACCGGGTCTCGGCCCCCTTCGGCGTGGCCGAGGGGCTGTACGGGCCGCTGGTCCGCGACGCCGCCCGCGCCTTCTTCCTGATCCGCGCGAGCGTGGCGATCGACGATCCGGTGACCGGCCTGGGTCACGCGGCCGGCCATCGCGACGAGGCCGCCCTGATGGTCGACGGCCAGGCCCGCGACCTGAGCGGGGGTTGGTACAACGCCGGCGACTACGGCAAGTGGACCCACATGGCGGCGATCAGCGTCAGCCAGATGATGTGGCTGCACGAGCTGCGCCCTCGCCAGAGCAAGGCCCTGGAGCTGGGGATGCCGGCGCTCTATCCGGGGCTGCCCGACCTGTTGCAGCAGGCGCGCTGGGGCCTGGAATGGCTGCTGCGGATGCAGAACCCGGACGGCTCGGTGCTGCACAAGGTCGACTCCGGACCCAACGTCTACGCCTGGGGCCAGCCGCCCGAGGGCGATCCTCACCCGCGCGTGGTCCAGCTGGGCGGAAGCCTGGACGCGGGCGTGTTCGTCGGCGCGACGATGCAGGCCGCCCGGGTCTTCGACGGGCTGGACCACGCCTTCGCCGTGCGTTGCCGGGCCGCCGCCCAGCGCGCGTGGTCCTGGCTGGAGGCCCATCCCAAGGTCATGCGCGACGACGTCAACTACACCGACCCCGATCCGCGCCAGGAGATCCTGTGGGCGACCTGCGAGATGGCGGCGGCCACGGGCGACGCCGCCCTGGGCGTCCGGGCGTCCGCGCAGCTTCGGGCCACGGGCGTCTTTCCGTTCTTCTGGCCCTCGCCCCAGGTGCTGGGCGCCATGAGCCTGGCGCGTGGATCGGGCGAGCCGGCCGCGAGGGCGCGCGCGACGATCGTCGAGACGGCCAAGGCCGCCGCGCTCCACGTGCGGGAGGACCCCTATGGCTTCTCGGTGCTGCCCCAGGCCTACAGCTGGGGCTCGGTGGAGGTGGCGCTCAACACCGCCGTCATCTGCCTGTTCGCCGCCGAACTGGGCGAGGCGTCCGGCCGCGACACGGCCCAGCGCCTGCTGGACTACGTGCTCGGCTGCAACGCCCTGGGCCATTCCTTCGTCACTGGCCATGGCGAGCGCGCCACGCGCCGGCCCTATCACTGGACCTGCCGGGTCTGGGGCCTCGTCATCCCGGGCTGGGCCAGCGGCGGCCCCAACGGCGGCGCGCCCGGCGCCGATCCGCGACTGAAGGCCCTGATCGACGCGGGGACGCCCCCGGCCAAGTGCTTCGTCGACGCCTGCGAGAACGACGGCTCCTGGGCCTCGAACGAAGGCCAGACCAGCGAGAACGCGGCGCTGCTGCTGGCCGCGGGCCTGCTGGGCTGGTGA
- the pth gene encoding aminoacyl-tRNA hydrolase → MLILAGLGNPEAKYEKNRHNVGFMAVDAIARKWGTAPWRARFQGLACEGQVDTPDGPVKLLLLKPKTYYNEAGRAVGEAMKFFKLSPADVIVFHDEIDMAPGRFRMKAGGGAAGNNGIRSVTSQIGDAFRRGRIGVGHPGDKAMVMHYVLGDFHKVEHQWLDPLLDAVTDALPFAAAGDDERYQAEVLRLAPSPKADPKKPRGE, encoded by the coding sequence ATGCTGATCCTCGCCGGCCTCGGCAATCCCGAAGCCAAATACGAGAAGAACCGCCACAACGTCGGCTTCATGGCCGTGGACGCCATCGCGCGGAAGTGGGGCACGGCGCCCTGGCGCGCGCGCTTCCAGGGCCTGGCCTGCGAGGGCCAGGTCGACACCCCGGACGGCCCGGTCAAGCTGCTGCTGCTCAAGCCCAAGACCTACTACAACGAAGCCGGCCGCGCCGTGGGCGAGGCGATGAAGTTCTTCAAGCTGTCGCCCGCCGACGTCATCGTCTTCCACGACGAGATCGACATGGCGCCGGGCCGCTTCCGGATGAAGGCCGGCGGCGGGGCGGCGGGCAACAACGGCATCCGCTCGGTGACCAGCCAGATCGGCGACGCCTTCCGTCGCGGCCGCATCGGCGTGGGCCATCCCGGCGACAAGGCCATGGTCATGCACTACGTGCTGGGCGACTTCCACAAGGTCGAGCACCAGTGGCTGGACCCGCTGCTGGACGCGGTGACCGACGCCCTGCCCTTCGCCGCCGCCGGCGACGACGAGCGCTACCAGGCCGAGGTGCTGCGCCTGGCCCCCTCCCCCAAGGCCGACCCGAAGAAGCCGCGCGGGGAGTAG
- a CDS encoding 50S ribosomal protein L25/general stress protein Ctc produces MAEIILKVEIRERAGTGGARETRRAGLVPGVLYGGDKDPVNVAVKSNEFRKALYTGKLLGHLVTLQHGEDKQSVIAKSIQFHPVTDEPIHFDLYRVSEHQLIKIEVPVHFKNHETSIGLKKGGSLEVIRHTVELACPADQIPEELVIDLASHDLGDTIRISEVKLPEGVKPAVERDFVIATLKASASAQSDAGDTTVEG; encoded by the coding sequence ATGGCCGAGATCATCCTGAAAGTCGAAATCCGTGAACGCGCCGGCACCGGCGGCGCTCGCGAAACCCGCCGCGCCGGCCTGGTCCCGGGCGTCCTGTACGGCGGCGACAAGGACCCCGTGAACGTCGCGGTGAAGTCCAACGAATTCCGCAAGGCCCTCTACACCGGCAAGCTGCTCGGCCACCTGGTCACGCTGCAGCACGGCGAGGACAAGCAATCGGTCATCGCCAAGTCGATCCAGTTCCACCCGGTCACGGACGAGCCGATCCACTTCGACCTGTACCGCGTCAGCGAGCACCAGCTGATCAAGATCGAAGTTCCGGTTCACTTCAAGAACCACGAAACCTCGATCGGCCTGAAGAAGGGCGGCTCGCTGGAAGTCATCCGTCACACCGTCGAGCTGGCCTGCCCGGCCGACCAGATCCCGGAAGAGCTGGTCATCGACCTGGCCTCGCACGACCTGGGCGACACCATCCGCATCTCGGAAGTGAAGCTGCCGGAAGGCGTGAAGCCGGCCGTCGAGCGCGACTTCGTGATCGCGACCCTGAAGGCCTCGGCCTCGGCCCAGTCGGACGCCGGCGACACCACCGTCGAAGGCTAA
- a CDS encoding ribose-phosphate pyrophosphokinase: MKLLSGNSNRPLAQAIAEYLDMPLTRAQVRRFADLEVFVTIDENVRGEDVFVIQSTSYPANDNLMELLICIDALKRASGKRITAVLPYFGYARQDRKTGGRTPISAKLVANLITRSGADRVLTMDLHAGQIQGFFDIPTDNLLPSRLLADDIIKNYPLGDDLMVVSPDVGGVVRARALAKRLDDADLAIVDKRRSGPGQSEVMNIIGDVQGRRCILFDDIADSAGTLCNAAQALINHGAVSVSAYVTHGVLSGAAAERVANSVLTELVVTDSIEASDTTKACPKIRYVSCAPLIGEAIRRIANEESVSKLFD, encoded by the coding sequence ATGAAGCTGCTGTCCGGCAACTCCAACCGTCCGCTGGCCCAGGCCATCGCGGAGTACCTCGACATGCCGCTGACCCGCGCCCAGGTGCGCCGGTTCGCCGACCTCGAGGTGTTCGTCACCATCGACGAGAACGTCCGCGGCGAGGACGTGTTCGTGATCCAGTCGACGAGCTACCCGGCCAACGACAACCTGATGGAGCTGCTGATCTGCATCGACGCCCTGAAGCGGGCTTCGGGCAAGCGGATCACCGCGGTGCTGCCCTACTTCGGCTACGCCCGCCAGGACCGCAAGACCGGCGGCCGCACCCCGATCTCGGCCAAGCTGGTGGCCAACCTGATCACCCGCTCGGGCGCCGACCGCGTGCTGACGATGGATCTGCACGCCGGCCAGATCCAGGGCTTCTTCGACATCCCGACCGACAACCTGCTGCCCTCGCGCCTGCTGGCCGACGACATCATCAAGAACTACCCGCTGGGCGACGACCTGATGGTCGTCTCGCCGGACGTCGGCGGCGTGGTGCGCGCCCGCGCCCTGGCCAAGCGCCTGGACGACGCCGACCTCGCCATCGTCGACAAGCGCCGCTCGGGCCCGGGCCAGTCGGAAGTGATGAACATCATCGGCGACGTGCAAGGCCGCCGCTGCATCCTGTTCGACGACATCGCCGACTCCGCCGGCACCCTGTGCAACGCCGCCCAGGCCCTGATCAACCACGGCGCCGTCTCGGTCAGCGCCTACGTCACCCACGGCGTGCTGTCGGGCGCGGCCGCCGAGCGCGTGGCCAATTCGGTGCTGACCGAGCTGGTGGTCACCGACTCCATCGAGGCCTCCGACACCACCAAGGCCTGCCCGAAGATCCGCTACGTCTCGTGCGCCCCGCTGATCGGCGAGGCCATCCGCCGCATCGCCAACGAAGAGTCGGTGTCGAAGCTGTTCGACTGA
- the pgeF gene encoding peptidoglycan editing factor PgeF — protein MTKASLPTVHSALLASVPGLRHAFFTRNGGVSRGLYDSLNVGRGSQDEPADVVENRARAARWFGVEREDLNTCFQIHSTIAIVADGSWGDARPQGDAVVSKTPGVVCGALHADCAPVLIVDPEARVVAAAHAGWRGALDGVVQAAVDSMVELGARPDRMVAAVGPCIGPDSYEVGLEFMQRFEADCPGSRRFFKPGKSDDKRYFDLPAFVLDRIETAGVERREWVGRDTCAEGEHFFSNRRAVLNGQKDYGRLLSAIMLEG, from the coding sequence ATGACCAAAGCATCGCTCCCCACCGTCCACTCTGCCCTGCTGGCGTCGGTGCCCGGCCTGCGCCACGCCTTCTTCACCCGCAACGGCGGCGTCTCGCGGGGACTGTACGACAGCCTCAACGTCGGCCGCGGCAGCCAGGACGAGCCGGCCGACGTGGTCGAGAACCGGGCCCGCGCCGCGCGCTGGTTCGGGGTCGAGCGCGAGGACCTCAACACCTGCTTCCAGATCCATTCGACCATCGCCATCGTCGCCGACGGCTCGTGGGGCGACGCCCGGCCGCAGGGCGACGCCGTGGTCAGCAAGACGCCGGGCGTGGTCTGCGGCGCGCTGCACGCCGACTGCGCCCCGGTGCTGATCGTCGATCCGGAGGCCCGCGTGGTGGCCGCCGCCCACGCCGGCTGGCGCGGGGCGCTGGACGGGGTGGTGCAGGCCGCCGTCGACTCCATGGTCGAGCTGGGCGCGCGCCCCGACCGCATGGTCGCCGCCGTCGGCCCCTGCATCGGCCCGGACTCCTACGAGGTCGGGCTGGAGTTCATGCAGAGGTTCGAGGCCGACTGCCCCGGCTCCAGGCGGTTCTTCAAGCCCGGCAAGAGCGACGACAAGCGCTACTTCGACCTGCCCGCCTTCGTGCTCGACCGCATCGAGACCGCCGGCGTCGAACGCCGCGAATGGGTCGGCCGCGACACCTGCGCCGAGGGCGAGCACTTCTTCTCCAACCGCCGCGCCGTGCTGAACGGCCAGAAGGACTATGGCCGGCTGCTGTCGGCGATCATGCTGGAGGGGTGA
- a CDS encoding class I SAM-dependent methyltransferase — protein MSLREPALLGRLKAQIAQDGPISVPEYFTRCLHDPRDGYYANRPALGSEGDFVTAPGVSQMFGELVGLWLMETWDRMGRPAPFRLVEIGPGDGTLMSDILRAARLLPAFAEAADLWLVEVSPVLRAAQEAKLAGASVRWAGRLEEVPAEAPLLLLANELLDCLPARQFVKTADGWAERVVGLNEAGELAFGLRKLSPLPLDGGGVGGGGDYGARHRAALAGGTAFTPIPSPSPIEGEGSMPLGSILESSPAQAALGAEIGHRVARDGGAALLIDYGRASPEPGDTLQALRAHRKEGPLDNPGQADLTVWADFPSVLDAAREAGAKAPPVIGQGDFLRALGIEARAQALAAARPDRADTLARQLDRLTGAAQMGDLFKVACLSAPGLNPPLFEDEA, from the coding sequence TTGAGCCTGCGAGAACCCGCGCTGCTGGGCCGTCTGAAGGCCCAGATCGCCCAGGACGGACCGATCAGCGTCCCGGAATACTTCACCCGCTGCCTGCACGACCCGCGCGACGGCTACTACGCCAACCGGCCCGCGCTGGGTTCGGAAGGCGACTTCGTCACCGCGCCCGGCGTCAGCCAGATGTTCGGCGAGCTGGTCGGGCTGTGGCTGATGGAGACCTGGGACCGCATGGGCCGTCCCGCGCCGTTCCGACTGGTCGAGATCGGGCCCGGCGACGGGACCCTGATGAGCGACATCCTGCGCGCCGCCCGCCTGCTGCCCGCCTTCGCCGAGGCCGCCGACCTGTGGCTGGTCGAGGTGTCGCCGGTGCTGCGCGCGGCGCAGGAAGCCAAGCTCGCCGGCGCCTCGGTGCGATGGGCCGGACGATTGGAAGAGGTGCCGGCCGAGGCCCCGCTGCTGCTGCTCGCCAACGAACTGCTCGACTGCCTGCCGGCGCGACAGTTCGTGAAGACCGCCGACGGCTGGGCCGAGCGGGTCGTGGGCCTGAATGAGGCCGGCGAACTGGCGTTCGGGCTCAGAAAGCTATCCCCCCTCCCCCTCGATGGGGGAGGGGTCGGGGGTGGGGGTGATTACGGCGCTCGACACCGCGCCGCCCTCGCCGGCGGAACTGCCTTCACCCCCATCCCCAGCCCTTCCCCCATCGAGGGGGAAGGGAGCATGCCGCTCGGCTCCATCCTGGAATCCTCTCCCGCCCAGGCCGCGCTGGGCGCGGAGATCGGCCATCGCGTCGCCCGCGACGGCGGCGCGGCGCTGCTGATCGACTACGGCCGCGCCAGTCCCGAGCCCGGCGACACCCTGCAGGCCCTGCGCGCCCACCGGAAGGAAGGCCCGCTGGACAATCCTGGCCAAGCCGACCTGACCGTCTGGGCCGACTTTCCCTCGGTGCTGGACGCCGCCCGCGAGGCCGGCGCGAAAGCCCCGCCGGTGATCGGCCAGGGCGACTTCCTGCGCGCCCTGGGGATCGAGGCCCGGGCCCAGGCCCTGGCGGCCGCGCGCCCCGATCGCGCCGACACCCTCGCAAGACAGCTTGATCGCCTGACCGGAGCGGCGCAGATGGGCGATCTCTTCAAGGTCGCGTGCCTGAGCGCGCCGGGGCTCAATCCCCCGCTCTTCGAGGACGAGGCATGA
- the lgt gene encoding prolipoprotein diacylglyceryl transferase, which yields MIFPEFDPVLVQLGPFAIRWYALAYVAGILLGWRYAVRLVKTPRLWGGRAPTATPEQIDDLVLWITLGIILGGRIGYILFYSPSTIWTRPIEILQVWHGGMSFHGGFIGVCLAIVLFARKNAIDLLKLGDLVAPVAPLGLLFGRLANFVNGELWGRTTDVPWGVVFCNDRIRQLEGGVCTAGEIARHPSQLYEAALEGVLLFLILRLATHRFAFLQRRGGLAGLFMLCYGLFRAALENVRQPDAFMPDFPLGLTMGMMLSTPMLLIGGWLVWKALKQPVAAPETVQP from the coding sequence GTGATCTTCCCGGAATTCGACCCCGTCCTCGTCCAGCTCGGCCCGTTCGCGATCCGCTGGTACGCCCTGGCCTACGTGGCCGGGATCCTGCTGGGCTGGCGCTACGCCGTGCGCCTGGTCAAGACCCCCCGGCTGTGGGGCGGCCGCGCGCCGACCGCCACGCCCGAGCAGATCGACGACCTGGTGCTGTGGATCACCCTGGGCATCATCCTGGGCGGCCGCATCGGCTACATCCTGTTCTACAGCCCGTCGACGATATGGACCCGGCCGATCGAGATCCTGCAGGTCTGGCACGGCGGCATGAGCTTCCACGGCGGCTTCATCGGCGTCTGCCTGGCAATCGTCCTGTTCGCCCGCAAGAACGCCATCGACCTGCTGAAGCTCGGCGACCTGGTCGCCCCGGTCGCGCCGCTTGGCCTGCTGTTCGGCCGCCTGGCCAACTTCGTCAACGGGGAGCTGTGGGGCCGCACCACCGACGTTCCGTGGGGCGTGGTGTTCTGCAACGACCGCATCCGCCAGCTGGAAGGCGGGGTCTGCACGGCCGGCGAGATCGCCCGCCACCCCAGCCAGCTGTACGAGGCGGCGCTGGAGGGCGTGCTGCTGTTCCTGATCCTGCGCCTGGCCACCCACCGCTTCGCCTTCCTGCAGCGCCGGGGCGGGCTCGCTGGCCTGTTCATGCTCTGCTACGGCCTGTTCCGCGCCGCGCTGGAGAACGTGCGCCAGCCCGACGCCTTCATGCCCGACTTCCCCCTGGGCCTGACCATGGGGATGATGCTGTCGACCCCGATGCTGCTGATCGGCGGCTGGCTGGTGTGGAAGGCCCTCAAGCAGCCGGTCGCGGCGCCGGAGACCGTCCAGCCTTGA
- a CDS encoding accessory factor UbiK family protein: MHSQNPFLDEFAKFTQAAMGIAQTAGDEAKTAFRAQADRWAAELDLVRRDDLEVLKAQVAALQAEVAALKAEKAAPKPAAKKATPKGDQPAEKGE, from the coding sequence ATGCACAGCCAGAATCCCTTCCTCGACGAATTCGCCAAGTTCACCCAGGCCGCCATGGGCATCGCCCAGACGGCGGGCGACGAAGCCAAGACGGCTTTCCGCGCTCAGGCCGACCGCTGGGCCGCCGAGCTGGACCTGGTGCGTCGCGACGACCTCGAGGTGCTGAAGGCCCAGGTGGCCGCTCTGCAGGCCGAGGTGGCCGCGCTGAAGGCCGAGAAGGCCGCCCCCAAGCCGGCCGCCAAGAAGGCGACTCCGAAGGGCGACCAACCCGCCGAAAAGGGCGAATAA
- a CDS encoding YbjN domain-containing protein, which translates to MDTQPDDDVLLALDPLEVVEHVLAAENLTFDRTEDGDLAFALTGDWKDYELWFAWRPEADCLQLCLSLDLRASKTKRPAAYELLSMINQRVWLGHFEVWTDDGEVVFRHALALPSGERPTMAQAASMIDAAVEAADRFYPAFDFLLHGAKTPDEAMAACMFETVGQA; encoded by the coding sequence ATGGACACCCAACCCGACGACGACGTCCTGCTGGCGCTGGATCCCCTCGAGGTGGTCGAGCACGTGCTGGCCGCCGAAAACCTGACCTTCGACCGGACCGAGGACGGCGATCTCGCCTTCGCCCTGACCGGCGACTGGAAGGATTACGAGCTCTGGTTCGCCTGGCGTCCCGAGGCCGACTGCCTGCAGCTGTGCCTCTCGCTCGACCTGCGGGCGTCCAAGACCAAGCGTCCGGCCGCCTACGAGCTGCTGTCGATGATCAACCAGCGCGTCTGGCTGGGCCACTTCGAGGTCTGGACCGACGACGGCGAGGTGGTGTTCCGCCACGCCCTGGCCCTGCCGTCGGGAGAGCGCCCGACCATGGCCCAGGCTGCTTCGATGATCGACGCGGCGGTGGAAGCCGCCGACCGCTTCTACCCGGCCTTCGACTTCCTGCTGCACGGCGCCAAGACCCCGGACGAGGCCATGGCCGCCTGCATGTTCGAGACCGTCGGCCAGGCCTGA